A single genomic interval of Daucus carota subsp. sativus chromosome 1, DH1 v3.0, whole genome shotgun sequence harbors:
- the LOC108204566 gene encoding beta-adaptin-like protein A, which translates to MPPQPAAQRSASPSQPSGKGEVSDLKAQLRQLAGSRAPGTDDSKRDLFKKVISYMTVGIDVSSVFSEMVMCSATSDIVLKKMCYLYVGNYAKYNPDLALLTINFLQRDCKDEDPMIRGLALRSLCTLRVPNLVEYLVGPLGSGLKDGSSYVRMVASIGVLKLYHISASTCVDADFPALLKHLMLNDPDAQVVANCLSSLQEIWSLEANTSEEASREREALLSKPIIYYLLNKIKEFSEWSQCIVLELVSKYVPPDSSEIFDIMNLLEDRLQHANGAVVLATIKLFLQLTLSMTDVHQQVYERIKAPLLTQVSSGSPEQSFAVLSHLHLLVMRAPMLFSTDYKHFYCQYNEPFYVKKLKLEMLTAVANESNTYEIVTELCEYAANVDIPMARESIRAVGKIALQQYDVNAIVDRLLQFLEMEKDHVTAETLVLVKDLLRKYPQWSHDCIAVVGNISSKNIQEPKAKAALIWMLGEYAQDMQDAPYVLESLIENWEDEYSAEVRLHLLTSVMKCFFRRPPETQQALGAALAAGIADFHQDVHDRALFYYRLLQYDVSVAEGVVNPQKQAVSVFADIHSSEIKDRIFDEFNSLSVVYQKPTYMFTDKEYRGPFAFSEELGNLSIGVEAPETIVSSQIVDANDKDLLLSTSEKEDNKGLSNNGSAYNAPAYDGSLSLTAPQVQSDLLSLDAPLPSHPPHSSLAIDDLLGLGMSVASTPPTPPPPVLKLNAKAVLDPNTFQQKWRQLPVSVSQDASISPQGVAALTNPQSLLRHMQGHFIQCIASGGQSPSFKFFFFAQKSEDSTIFLVECIINSSTSKAHLKIKADDESSSQAFSTLFQSALSNYGMH; encoded by the exons ATGCCTCCTCAACCTGCAGCTCAGAGATCTGCCTCCCCTTCTCAGCCTTCTGG GAAAGGGGAAGTTTCAGACTTGAAGGCGCAGCTAAGGCAGTTGGCTGGGAGCAGAGCGCCGGGGACTGATGACTCGAAGAGGGATCTCTTCAAGAAGGTGATATCTTACATGACAGTCGGGATTGATGTCTCTTCGGTATTTAGTGAAATGGTGATGTGCTCAGCAACATCAGATATCGTTTTAAAGAAAATGTGTTATTTGTATGTTGGGAATTATGCAAAGTACAATCCGGATCTTGCGCTTTTGACAATTAATTTTCTTCAAAGGGATTGTAAGGATGAAGATCCAATGATTCGTGGACTGGCGTTAAGGAGTTTGTGTACACTTCGTGTCCCAAATTTAGTAGAGTATTTGGTGGGGCCGCTAGGATCTGGATTAAAAGATGGGAGTAGTTATGTGAGGATGGTTGCATCTATAGGTGTTTTGAAGTTGTATCATATATCTGCTTCAACGTGTGTGGATGCCGATTTTCCTGCATTGCTTAAACATTTAATGCTTAATGACCCAGATGCTCAG GTAGTTGCCAACTGTTTATCATCACTACAAGAGATTTGGAGCTTGGAGGCAAATACTTCTGAAGAAGCATCACGGGAAAGAGAAGCATTGCTTAGCAAGCCAATTATATATTACCTTTTAAATAA GATCAAAGAGTTTAGTGAATGGTCACaatgtattgttcttgaattgGTGTCTAAGTATGTACCTCCAGATAGCAGTGAAATTTTTGACATCATGAATCTACTTGAAGATAGACTTCAACATGCAAATGGAGCTGTTGTGTTAGCAACTATTAAGTTATTTCTACAGTTGACTTTGTCTATGACTGATGTACATCAGCAG GTCTACGAGCGTATCAAAGCTCCCTTGCTCACTCAGGTCAGCTCAGGAAGTCCGGAGCAGTCCTTTGCAGTGTTAAGCCACTTGCATCTACTGGTCATGCGTGCACCTATGCTATTTTCTACAGATTACAAACACTTCTATTGCCAGTATAATGAACCATTTTATGTAAAGAAATTGAAGCTTGAGATGTTGACTGCCGTGGCGAATGAGAGCAATACTTATGAAATAG TGACCGAACTATGCGAATATGCTGCAAATGTTGATATTCCTATGGCTAGGGAGTCAATTCGGGCAGTTGGGAAAATAGCCCTCCAACAGTATGATGTTAATGCAATTGTTGACCGGCTACTTCAGTTTCTAGAGATGGAAAAGGACCATGTGACTGCTGAAACTCTG GTTCTTGTAAAAGATCTTCTAAGAAAATATCCACAATGGAGTCATGATTGCATTGCAGTGGTTGGAAACATtagcagtaaaaatattcagGAACCAAAAGCCAAGGCAGCTCTTATATGGATGTTGGGGGAGTATGCTCAGGACATGCAAGATGCTCCATATGTTTTGGAAAGTCTAATTGAAAACTGGGAGGATGAGTACTCTGCAGAG GTGCGTTTGCATCTGCTTACATCAGTAATGAAATGTTTCTTCAGAAGACCTCCAGAAACTCAGCAGGCCCTTGGAGCTGCATTGGCAGCTGGTATTGCGGACTTCCATCAG GATGTTCATGATAGAGCACTATTCTATTATCGTCTTCTGCAATATGATGTATCTGTAGCCGAAGGAGTTGTCAATCCTCAAAAGCAAGCCGTTTCAGTCTTTGCTGACATTCATAGTAGTGAGATAAAGGACCGCATATTTGATGAATTCAATAGTCTATCAGTTGTATACCAGAAG CCGACCTACATGTTTACTGATAAGGAATACCGAGGACCATTTGCATTTTCAGAAGAACTTGGGAATTTGTCTATTGGAGTTGAAGCTCCAGAAACTATAGTTTCATCACAGATTGTTGACGCCAATGATAAGGATCTGCTCTTAAGTACTTCAGAAAAGGAAGACAACAAGGGTCTCAGTAACAACGGTTCTGCATACAATGCTCCTGCTTATGATGGTTCCCTATCCTTGACTGCTCCACAGGTTCAGTCAGATCTTCTGTCCTTGGATGCCCCGCTGCCATCACATCCTCCACACAGTAGCTTGGCCATTGATGATCTTCTTGGTCTAGGAATGTCAGTTGCATCTACTCCACCAACTCCTCCTCCCCCTGTGTTGAAGCTCAATGCTAAAGCCGTGCTTGATCCGAACACTTTTCAGCAGAAATGGCGCCAACTTCCGGTATCTGTATCACAG GATGCCTCCATAAGTCCCCAAGGAGTGGCGGCATTGACAAATCCACAATCACTTCTGCGTCACATGCAGGGCCATTTCATTCAGTGCATAGCTTCAGGTGGTCAATCTCCAAGcttcaaattctttttcttcGCTCAAAAATCAGAGGATTCAACAATATTCTTGGTAGAATGTATAATCAACTCATCTACATCTAAAGCGCATTTGAAAATAAAAGCGGATGATGAGAGCTCATCCCAAGCCTTCTCCACATTGTTTCAATCCGCTTTGTCCAACTATGGCATGCACTAG